GCGACCAGATAAAAGAATTTTAGAAAATTTATTCTACATTCTTTATTAATCCAATATGCCAAGGTCGGCTTAGAAAGTATCTCGCACATATTGTGTTAGAACAACTTAACTAAGTCTGTGTAAAATTTGACAGAACTAATTCCATTAAATTTAAGGTCTGCAAAATTAATATTTTTTTGGATATAAAAAATTTATAAAAGCATTATTATTGAATTTATTTTAATTTGATAAATCTCAATATTCCTTTTAATGGAGTGAATACTGCTTCAATTGATTTGTTTTATATTTGCTTAGATTTTTAAATATGGAAAACCAAACTTCAAATTATAAAAAACTAAGCATAAACTACGGAATTATTTTTGGAGTATATTCTTCTGCATTATTATGGCTTAGCTACAAATTCAATTTTGAAAACAGTTTATTGATGTCTCTTATTTCTGTCATCGTTGCTGTTTTGGTGGTTTTTTTTCCCATACAACAATTCAAAACCTATAATGACAATATTTTAAAATTGAGTGAAGCTCTAAAAATTGGTCTAATCGTAGGGTTAATTAGTGGTTTAATCTATGGCATTTATACTTATTTGCATTATAAGTCTATAGATGTGGAGTTCATTCCACTTCAATTAGAAGAAAGCAAAAAAGAGCTTGAGCTTAATAGTAGTAAAATGACAAAAGAAGAATTGGAACAAGGTATCGCGATGATAGAAACATTGCTTTCTCCGTTTATGCTTGCCACTTTTGCATTATTTACTTTACTGTTTAAATCTTTTATTATAAGTCTAGTTATTGGCTTGATAAAAAAAAATTAACCTATGCTAATTTCCATCGTTATTCCATTACTCAACGAAGCTGAATCACTTCCAGAGCTTCACACTTGGATAAAAAGAGTGATGGATCACAACAATTTTAGCTATGAAGTTATTTTTATTGACGATGGCAGTTCAGACAATTCTTGGGAGATTATTAAAAATTTAAAAAACAATCACTCTGAAATCAAAGCTATTCGATTTTCAAAAAATTATGGCAAATCTCAAGCTTTACACGCTGGCTTTGATATGGCTGATGGTGATATTGTTTTTACGATGGATGCCGATTTACAAGATAGTCCTGATGAAATTCCAGAAATGATTGAAATTTTAAAAACAAAAAATCTTGACCTTTTATCTGGATGGAAAAAAAAGCGTTATGACTCTGTAATCTTTAAAAATTTACCTTCTAAACTTTTTAATTATGTCGCACGAAAAACTTCTGGTTTAAAACTACACGATTTCAATTGCGGGTTAAAAGCTTATAGAAAAGACGTGGTTAAATCTATTGATGTTAAAGGTGAAATGCATCGCTATATCCCTGTTCTGGCTAAGAATGAGGGTTTTAAACATATAGATGAAAAACCTGTCAAACACCAAGCCAGAAAGTTTGGACAAACCAAATTTGGAGCCGAACGATTTATCAATGGATTTTTAGACTTGGTATCGCTATGGTTTTTTTCTAAATTTGGCAAACGACCAATGCATTTTTTTGGTGCACTTGGGGTTTTGATGTTTGTCATCGGGTTGCTTTCATCAATTTATATTGGTGGCTCCAAACTTTATAAACTATACAACGATTTACCAAATATATTAGTGGTTGACAACCCGTTTTTTTATATTGCTCTATCCAGTATGATTATTGGTGTGCAATTATTTTTAGCTGGATTTATTGCTGAACTTTTATTAAATAATCAGTCTTCAAAATACAGATACAATATATCAGAAAAAATTTAATTATGGATAAAAAAATTATAGAAAAAGCTCAAGAATGGTTAGATAAACCTTTTGACCAAGATACCCAAAAATCTGTTCAGCATCTTATCGAAAATGATTTATCAACTTTAGAAGATGCTTTTTACACTAATATCAATTTTGGAACTGGTGGAATGCGTGGTATTATGGGCGTTGGAACCAATCGAATCAACAAATATACCTTAGGAAAAAACACTCAAGGCATTTGTAACTATCTCAAAAAGGTTTTTCCTGATCAAAAACATAGCGTTGCTATTGCCTTTGATTGTCGTCATAATAGCAAAACATTGGCTAAAGTGGTTGCTGATGTGTTTTCTGCTAATGATGTTAAGGTTTTTATTTTTGAAGATTTAAGACCAACTCCTGAATTGTCTTATGCATTAAAAACTTTAAATTGCCACTGCGGAATAGTTTTGACTGCAAGCCACAATCCACCAGAATACAATGGATATAAAGTCTATTGGCAAGACGGCGGTCAGATAGTTCCACCGCAAGATCATGAAATAATTGAAGAAATCAATCAACTTCAATTCAAAGATGTCTTGTTTAAACCTAAAGAAAATTTAATAAATTATATCGGAGAAGAAATTGATAAAAAATTTATTAAAGATTCCATTCATAACGCCAAAACATCATTAAAATCATCAGCTCGTGAAGATTTAAAAATCGTTTTTACTTCTATACACGGAACAGCCATAAAACTGATTCCGCAGACTTTAACTCAAGCTGGCTATACTCAATTAGCAATTGTCAAAGAACAAGCCGAACCTGATGGCGATTTTCCTACCGTAAAATCACCAAACCCAGAAGAACCTGAAGCTTTAAAAATGGCATTAGATCTCGCTGACAAAAATGAAAGCGATATTGTCATTGGCACAGATCCTGATAGCGATAGACTTGGTGTTGCTGTAAGAGACAACAACCAAAAAATGATTTTACTTAACGGCAACCAAACTATGATTTTAATGACTTGGTTTTTGCTTGAGAAATACAAAAACAATTTAAAAGGAAACGAATTTGTTGTATCAACTATAGTTTCAACTCCTATGATGCGTGTTATAACAGAAAATTATGGCGTTGAATTTACGGAAACCTTAACGGGTTTTAAATGGATAGCTGATTTAATAAAGAAATATCCCAATAAACACTTTATTGGTGGTGGTGAAGAAAGCTTTGGGTTTATGGTTGGTGATTTTGTAAGAGATAAAGATGCTATCACCTCTACTCTGCTTATCTGTGAAATTGCGACTCAACTAAAATCGGAAGGCTCATCTTTGTATAATAAATTGATTGAACTTTATACAGAACATGGCTTTTACAAAGAAGATCTTGTTGCTTTGGTTAAAAAAGGAATTGAAGGTCAAAAAGAGATTCAACAAAAAATGAAAGATTTAAGAGATCATCCCTTAGATAAAATCTGTGGAGAAAAAGTTGTTCTAATTGAAGATTATCAAAATTCTACGGCAAAAAACTTTCAAAATCACAAAACCACAAAACTTGATATTCCCAAGTCTAACGTGTTAATTTATTATACTGAAAACGGTACTAAAGTTGCGACAAGACCAAGTGGAACAGAGCCTAAAATTAAATTTTATATCAGCGTCAATACCAGTTTATCTAAAGTTGAAGATTTTGAAAAAGTTGACAATATGCTAAACCAAAAAATATCTAAGATAAAAACGGAACTCGGTCTATAAAACTACCGCTAAAGCTTATCAGGGTAGCTAATCCTTGATATTTCAGCTTTGGCTATAATGTTGTTTTCCCCTTCAATAATCCATGTCATTGCAACAGGTATTCTGTTTACTGTAATGTATTTATAATAAGTCAATACGCCTTTATCAAAAGGTTTAGTCTTAATATCGGTTGAATAATTTACCTTTTCAATGATATGGGTTTGAGGATGCTTAAAGATTTCAAAATCTGTATCAGACAGGCGAGATTTGTATTTAAAACCAATCAAACTATCTTTTTCAAAAGGTTTCAGTGCTTTATCTGTTTGGATCCAAAAAGGCAAAGCATATAATTCTGCAGACCACAACACGATCTTTTCAAACTTAGATTCCATTTTTTGGGTATTTAAAACCGTATCAAGTTTTGAATTTTTAATCTTAATTTCAGTACCCTCAGTGTTTAAAATCAAGTTACCATCAAAAAAAACAGAATCTTCCGTGCTTAGTTTCAAATGAAATTTAACAGCCTTTTCCGCTTCAAAAGCTCGAGTGTTGTAAGCCGATCGTAAAGGTGATAAAGTGCTATTGTATCTGTTTTTATCGATAGATTTGGACGTGCTTTCATCGCTTTTACTTTTAGCTTTATCTGATTGACAACCAAAAGAAATTATGCAAGAACAAAAAAACAAAACAAAAGATTTTCGTAGCATGACAATTTTTTTTTTAAAATTAAACAATATTATAGAAATTAATTCTGACTATAACAATAAAAAAATTAAATTTGTCGATATGTTAAAAATATAAAGTTCTCTTGACATGCTGACACGAAGACATATTAGAACCAAGGTTATGCAAAGCATTTATGCCACTAAGCATAGCAACTTTGGCAATATCAAAAGCCAAGAAAAGTTTTTGAACAAAAGTATGCAAGATATGTTTGACCTTTTTATAATCAATTTAAACTTGTTGGTCAACATTTCTATGTGTGCAGAAAAATTTTATAACCAAAGTAAAAAAAAACATTTACCAAGCCAAGAGGACAAATCTCCAAACTTAAAATTTGTCAACAACAAGATTTTACAAAAACTTAAAACTTCAAAGATTTTAGAAAAAATTAATCATCAAAAAAAATTAGATATTTGGGACTTTGATGATGAATATCCTGCTTTACTATGGGATGAAATCAAGCAAAGTGAAATTTATTATGAATATTTAAATCATAAAAAATCATCATATGATATTGATAAATTTTATATCATAGAAATTTATAAAAAAATTATCGCCCCTAACGACAAACTTTATGAATATTTTGAAGATCACAAACTCACATGGATTGACGATTTACCCATTGTTAACACGAGTTTAATCAGATTTTTAAAATTTATTCCTAAACATTCCAAAGATTTAAAATTTCCAGAATTATTTAAAAACAAAGATGATTATGAGTTCGGTATTCAATTACTTCAAAAAACACTTCTGAACGAAGATACTTTCAGTAAAGATATTGTTAAAAACACTCAAAATTGGGACAAAGAACGAATAGCAAGCCTTGATTATATCATGCTTTTAATGGCATGCACTGAATTTAATAAATTTCCAAGTATCCCGATTAAAGTAAGCATCAATGAATATTTAGAAATTGCCAAAAACTATTCCACACCAAAAAGCAGTAACTTTATAAATGGTGTCTTAGATAAAATAGTTAAGCAGTATAAAAATGAAAATAGACTGAATAAAAGTGGCTGAGGCTTGATAGAATAAATAATTTATAATACTTTTGAAAAAAATAAACTAAAATACAGAAATATGAAAAAATTAATTTTATGTCTATTAGTAATGTCTTCAATGACATTCACATCTTGCAAAAAAGATGCATCCGAAAAAGTAAAAGCAGAAAACGTTGAAAACGCCACTGAAAGAGATGCTAAAGAAGTGGTTTACCCAACTTTAGATTTTGATAAAAAAACTCACGATTTCGGAACAATTGACGAAGGCGATGTAGTAGAACACACTTTTACTTTTACTAACAATGGAAAAGCACCATTGGTTATCACAAACGCTAGAGGTAGTTGTGGCTGTACTGTTCCAAGTTATACCAAAGAACCTATTGCACCTAGTGAGTCTGGTGAAATGTTGGTTAAGTTTAATTCAAGAGGAAAAAGAAATCAACAAAACAAATCAGTAACTATTACTGCAAATACAGAAAAAGGTAAAGAAACCTTACAAATTAAAGCATTTGTCAATCCTTCAGCTAATGCCAAAAACGCTAAAGCTGGTTCACCAATTCAAGTTAAATAATTTTAGATGGGAGATATAGGAGGCTTATTGCCTATGCTATTGATTTTTGTGGTAATCTTTTTTTTCATGATAAGACCACAAATGAAAAAGCAAAAACAAGAAAAACAATTTAGTGCAAATCTTAAAAAAGGTGATAAAGTCGTAACAAAAAGTGGAATGCACGGCAAAGTTGTTGATTTTAGCGAAAAACTTGATGCCGTTATTCTTGAGACAGGTGCTGGTAAAATAACTTTTGACAAATCTTCTATTTCATTAGAAATGTCTCAAAAAATAAATGCACCAAAAGAAGATAAAAAGAAATAACAACATAATAATTTAAGATAAAAGCCGGGTAATGCTCTCGGCTTTTTTTTGATTAAAAACAAAAAATAAATGAAATCGTATAAGTTTTTTCTATGCTCTTTCTTGTTTGTAGCATTCTGGACTAGTAATGTCAAAGCTCAAGATGTAAATCCTAACAATCAAGAACTCTTTAGTGAATTTAAGGATAGAACTGGCAATAGCTATCGTTCAGCCAATGGTGTTCCGGGTCCCGAATATTGGCAAAATCAAGCCAACTATAAAATTGATGTGAGTTTAAATCCTGAAAATCACAAAATAAAAGGTCAAGTAAAGATTGAATACATCAACAACAGTCCATTTGATTTAGATTATGCTTGGCTTTTCCTTGAACAAAATAGGTTCACACCAACTTCAAGAGGAACTTTAACAACACCATTAGATGGAAATCGATATGATGGCGATATTGATGGTGGATATAGTTTGTCTAACATTAAAGTCGAAACAAATGGCACTTCAAGTAGCAAGCATATTATCAATGATAC
This genomic window from Flavobacterium sp. CS20 contains:
- a CDS encoding glycosyltransferase family 2 protein; translation: MLISIVIPLLNEAESLPELHTWIKRVMDHNNFSYEVIFIDDGSSDNSWEIIKNLKNNHSEIKAIRFSKNYGKSQALHAGFDMADGDIVFTMDADLQDSPDEIPEMIEILKTKNLDLLSGWKKKRYDSVIFKNLPSKLFNYVARKTSGLKLHDFNCGLKAYRKDVVKSIDVKGEMHRYIPVLAKNEGFKHIDEKPVKHQARKFGQTKFGAERFINGFLDLVSLWFFSKFGKRPMHFFGALGVLMFVIGLLSSIYIGGSKLYKLYNDLPNILVVDNPFFYIALSSMIIGVQLFLAGFIAELLLNNQSSKYRYNISEKI
- a CDS encoding DUF4199 domain-containing protein; the encoded protein is MENQTSNYKKLSINYGIIFGVYSSALLWLSYKFNFENSLLMSLISVIVAVLVVFFPIQQFKTYNDNILKLSEALKIGLIVGLISGLIYGIYTYLHYKSIDVEFIPLQLEESKKELELNSSKMTKEELEQGIAMIETLLSPFMLATFALFTLLFKSFIISLVIGLIKKN
- a CDS encoding transcription antitermination protein NusB, with amino-acid sequence MQSIYATKHSNFGNIKSQEKFLNKSMQDMFDLFIINLNLLVNISMCAEKFYNQSKKKHLPSQEDKSPNLKFVNNKILQKLKTSKILEKINHQKKLDIWDFDDEYPALLWDEIKQSEIYYEYLNHKKSSYDIDKFYIIEIYKKIIAPNDKLYEYFEDHKLTWIDDLPIVNTSLIRFLKFIPKHSKDLKFPELFKNKDDYEFGIQLLQKTLLNEDTFSKDIVKNTQNWDKERIASLDYIMLLMACTEFNKFPSIPIKVSINEYLEIAKNYSTPKSSNFINGVLDKIVKQYKNENRLNKSG
- the yajC gene encoding preprotein translocase subunit YajC, translated to MGDIGGLLPMLLIFVVIFFFMIRPQMKKQKQEKQFSANLKKGDKVVTKSGMHGKVVDFSEKLDAVILETGAGKITFDKSSISLEMSQKINAPKEDKKK
- a CDS encoding phospho-sugar mutase, encoding MDKKIIEKAQEWLDKPFDQDTQKSVQHLIENDLSTLEDAFYTNINFGTGGMRGIMGVGTNRINKYTLGKNTQGICNYLKKVFPDQKHSVAIAFDCRHNSKTLAKVVADVFSANDVKVFIFEDLRPTPELSYALKTLNCHCGIVLTASHNPPEYNGYKVYWQDGGQIVPPQDHEIIEEINQLQFKDVLFKPKENLINYIGEEIDKKFIKDSIHNAKTSLKSSAREDLKIVFTSIHGTAIKLIPQTLTQAGYTQLAIVKEQAEPDGDFPTVKSPNPEEPEALKMALDLADKNESDIVIGTDPDSDRLGVAVRDNNQKMILLNGNQTMILMTWFLLEKYKNNLKGNEFVVSTIVSTPMMRVITENYGVEFTETLTGFKWIADLIKKYPNKHFIGGGEESFGFMVGDFVRDKDAITSTLLICEIATQLKSEGSSLYNKLIELYTEHGFYKEDLVALVKKGIEGQKEIQQKMKDLRDHPLDKICGEKVVLIEDYQNSTAKNFQNHKTTKLDIPKSNVLIYYTENGTKVATRPSGTEPKIKFYISVNTSLSKVEDFEKVDNMLNQKISKIKTELGL
- a CDS encoding DUF1573 domain-containing protein; translated protein: MKKLILCLLVMSSMTFTSCKKDASEKVKAENVENATERDAKEVVYPTLDFDKKTHDFGTIDEGDVVEHTFTFTNNGKAPLVITNARGSCGCTVPSYTKEPIAPSESGEMLVKFNSRGKRNQQNKSVTITANTEKGKETLQIKAFVNPSANAKNAKAGSPIQVK